Proteins encoded together in one Ipomoea triloba cultivar NCNSP0323 chromosome 4, ASM357664v1 window:
- the LOC116017445 gene encoding uncharacterized protein LOC116017445, with product MEEIQHKNLYVNGINMHVAEIGQGPAILFLHGFPDLWYSWRHQLIALSAKGYRAIAPDLRGYGDTDAPPSASSYTAFHIVGDLVALLDSLSLDKIFLVGHDWGAAMGWYFCLLRPDRIKALVNLSVAFTPRNPKWKPVESMRFLFGDDYYMCRFQEPGEAEEEFASAGTDRIIRKFLTNRKPGLIRVPKSVRFGGSSNKPINMPSWLSEQDVDYYVSKFSKKGFTGGLNYYRVMDLNWELLAPWTGVQVKVPVKFIVGDLDVTYNTPGVKNYVDNGGFQRDVPFLQEVVIMEGVAHFCHQEKPEDINVHIYDFIQKFG from the exons ATGGAGGAAATACAGCACAAGAACTTATATGTAAACGGAATTAACATGCACGTAGCTGAAATCGGCCAAGGCCCGGCTATCCTATTCCTTCACGGTTTTCCGGATCTCTGGTATTCGTGGCGCCACCAGCTAATCGCACTTTCCGCCAAAGGCTACCGCGCAATTGCTCCCGACCTTCGCGGCTACGGAGACACGGACGCGCCGCCTTCCGCCTCCAGCTACACCGCTTTTCACATCGTCGGTGACCTCGTCGCCCTACTCGACTCGCTGAGTCTCGATAAGATCTTCCTTGTCGGCCATGATTGGGGTGCCGCTATGGGATGGTACTTCTGCTTGCTTCGCCCAGATCGAATCAAAGCCCTGGTCAATTTGAGCGTGGCTTTCACACCGAGGAACCCTAAATGGAAGCCGGTAGAGTCTATGCGTTTTCTGTTTGGTGACGATTACTATATGTGCCGATTTCAG GAACCTGGAGAAGCAGAAGAAGAATTTGCTAGTGCTGGTACTGATAGAATAATCAGGAAATTTTTAACAAATCGTAAGCCAGGACTAATTCGAGTGCCCAAAAGTGTAAGATTTGGGGGTTCATCTAATAAACCTATCAACATGCCTTCTTGGTTGTCAGAACAAGATGTGGATTATTATGTGAGCAAATTCAGCAAAAAAGGTTTCACTGGTGGATTAAACTACTACAGAGTTATGGATTT AAATTGGGAGCTGTTGGCACCCTGGACAGGGGTGCAGGTAAAGGTTCCGGTTAAATTTATTGTCGGAGATCTTGACGTGACTTATAACACCCCAGGTGTGAAGAACTATGTAGACAATGGTGGTTTCCAAAGGGATGTGCCATTTTTGCAGGAAGTGGTTATAATGGAAGGAGTGGCACACTTTTGCCACCAAGAAAAGCCAGAAGATATTAATGTGCACATATATGACTTCATACAGAAGTTTGGTTAA
- the LOC116017420 gene encoding uncharacterized protein At5g01610-like, protein MHPSPARLLAACLAFFLGVAPAIGDSLTAYEILQEYDFPVGILPTGVESYELNRNTGKFAAYFGGSCSFTIKGYNLKYSKKITGTISQDRLSNLSGVQVKILLFWLNIVEVTHKGDNLEFSVGIASAGFGIDNFYESPQCGCGFSCVNKNTSNLRTLVSSS, encoded by the coding sequence ATGCATCCTTCGCCGGCCCGATTGCTTGCCGCCTGCTTAGCCTTTTTCTTGGGAGTCGCTCCGGCGATCGGAGACAGCTTGACGGCGTACGAAATCTTGCAGGAATACGACTTCCCGGTCGGAATTCTTCCGACCGGCGTCGAGAGCTACGAGCTCAACCGAAACACCGGAAAGTTCGCAGCGTACTTCGGCGGGTCGTGCAGTTTCACTATAAAGGGGTACAACCTCAAGTACAGTAAGAAAATCACGGGGACAATATCCCAGGACAGGCTGAGTAACTTGAGTGGGGTGCAGGTGAAAATACTGCTCTTCTGGTTGAATATAGTTGAGGTCACACATAAAGGCGATAATCTTGAGTTCTCTGTTGGGATAGCCTCTGCAGGCTTTGGGATTGACAATTTCTACGAGAGTCCTCAGTGTGGCTGTGGATTTAGCTGTGTCAATAAGAACACTTCTAATCTACGTACTCTTGTATCTTCTTCTTGA
- the LOC116017419 gene encoding uncharacterized protein LOC116017419, which produces MEVACTCLGSARLWQTNMESVGDFRFGACTATLPPLSSLSCASRKRKTFIFTARANPYAEQSDPVFRAAVERAAIRFQESQRSDPLFIDPYAGCFFLSETEVYREEHLHPYCLATKYIDDKLLSTLEKVDGPKQVVLLTDGMDTRPFRLNWPASTIIYDVSPEEVFRRGAEKLQEVGAKIPRACVFHHVPLNSSNLQQMMGSKGFNGARPSIWAFQGLPVMNLASFKDILCLVSNLAMKGCFFLGELPIWLAETDARCKSTTNRWLESLFMSCGFRVEIIGYNDIARNLDNELVTEEYTNILFVAEHLRFSDDQMELWRREFQRIEEEGDEEGFEEL; this is translated from the exons ATGGAGGTTGCTTGTACTTGCTTAGGTTCAGCACGTCTATGGCAGACGAATATGGAAAGCGTGGGGGATTTCCGGTTCGGAGCCTGTACTGCTACTTTGCCTCCATTGTCGTCGTTATCCTGCGCATCaaggaaaaggaaaactttCATTTTCACAGCAAGAGCTAATCCATACGCTGAGCAGAGTGATCCCGTTTTCCGAGCCGCCGTCGAACGCGCTGCTATCCGTTTCCAGGAGTCTCAACGTTCAG ATCCTTTGTTCATTGATCCATATGCTGGCTGCTTTTTTCTATCTGAGACTGAAGTGTATAGGGAAGAGCATCTGCATCCCTACTGCCTTGCAACTAAGTATATTGATGATAAGTTGTTGAGCACATTAGAAAAAGTTGATGGGCCGAAGCAG GTTGTTTTGTTAACAGATGGCATGGATACTCGGCCATTTAGACTCAATTGGCCAGcatcaactataatatatgatGTATCGCCCGAGGAAGTATTTAGAAGAGGAGCTGAGAAGCTTCAAG aagttGGGGCTAAGATACCAAGAGCATGTGTATTTCATCATGTCCCATTGAATTCATCTAATCTACAACAGATGATGGGCAGTAAAGGATTTAATGGTGCCAGACCAAGTATTTGGGCTTTTCAG GGACTGCCGGTCATGAACTTGGCGAGCTTTAAAGATATTTTGTGCCTTGTCAGTAATCTGGCCATGAAGGGATGCTTTTTCTTGGGGGAACTGCCTATTTGGCTGGCTGAAACTGATGCCAGGTGTAAG TCAACTACAAATAGATGGTTGGAAAGCCTTTTCATGAGCTGTGGTTTCCGCGTGGAAATAATTGGGTATAATGACATCGCAAGAAACCTTGACAATGAACTGGTAACAGAAGAGTACACCAACATACTTTTTGTTGCAGAGCATCTGAGATTTTCTGATGATCAG ATGGAACTATGGAGGAGAGAATTTCAGAGGATAGAGGAAGAAGGAGACGAAGAAGGCTTTGAGGAGCTCTAG
- the LOC116014725 gene encoding blue-light photoreceptor PHR2-like, whose amino-acid sequence MEPKNFSQENQEEQTQMAAVSTLRLPMASISLSLSTILPSHLLNTDKISTLFGSHPSRVKIPTQISSLSHLSLSASLTPPKSLLKSTVSANPVQSPVPLNPLRPSDPSNAAGLRRASIVWFRNDLRVHDNEGLNAANNESMSVLPVYCFDPSDYGKSYNGFDKTGPYRATFLIESVSDLKKNLQARGSDLVVRVGKPETVLVELAKQIGAEAVYCHRDISHDEIKAEDKVEKAMKDEGIEMKFFWGSTLFHIDDLPFKLEDMPTNYSSFKEKVHGLKVRNTIEALNQLRGLPARGNVEPGEIPSLADLGLNPSSTVGQSGKPSANASLVGGEAEALQRIRTFASECQVQPNRGNKDGSDSIYGANFSCKISPWLGMGCISPRAMFEELKKSMSSTISASSKDPSGDTGVNWLMYELLWRDFFRFITKKYSDVKHNSAAPVTSCTVGVAV is encoded by the exons ATGGAGCCTAAAAACTTTTCTCAAGAGAATCAGGAAGAGCAGACTCAGATGGCTGCCGTCTCTACGCTTCGCCTACCCATGGCTTCAATCTCCCTCTCCTTGTCCACAATTCTCCCCTCTCACCTTCTCAACACGGACAAAATCTCCACCCTCTTTGGTTCTCACCCAAGCAGGGTCAAAATCCCTACGCAGATCTCTTCTCTGTCTCACCTTTCCCTCTCCGCCTCCCTCACTCCTCCCAAATCATTGCTCAAGTCCACGGTCTCCGCGAACCCGGTTCAGAGCCCGGTCCCCTTGAATCCTCTCCGCCCGTCTGATCCCTCCAATGCCGCGGGGCTCCGCCGCGCGTCCATTGTTTGGTTCCGGAACGATCTCCGCGTCCACGACAACGAGGGCCTCAACGCAGCCAATAACGAGTCCATGTCGGTTTTGCCCGTTTACTGTTTCGACCCGAGTGACTATGGAAAGTCCTATAACGGCTTTGACAAGACCGGCCCGTACCGAGCAACATTTTTGATCGAGTCGGTTTCTGATCTCAAGAAGAATCTGCAGGCCAGAGGCTCTGATCTTGTGGTCCGAGTGGGGAAGCCCGAGACGGTGCTGGTGGAATTGGCTAAGCAGATTGGAGCGGAAGCGGTTTACTGCCATCGCGATATCTCGCACGATGAAATCAAGGCGGAAGACAAGGTCGAGAAGGCGATGAAGGACGAGGGCATTGAGATGAAGTTTTTCTGGGGAAGCACGTTGTTCCATATTGATGATTTGCCTTTTAAATTGGAAGACATGCCTACGAATTACAGTAGTTTTAAGGAAAAAGTTCATGGCTTGAAGGTCAGGAACACCATTGAAGCACTGAATCAGCTCAGAGGATTGCCTGCTAGAGGAAATGTGGAGCCTGGGGAGATTCCATCTCTAGCTGATTTGGGCCTCAATCCTAGTTCAACAGTGGGGCAG AGTGGAAAACCATCTGCTAATGCTTCCCTTGTGGGAGGAGAGGCTGAAGCATTGCAGAGAATTAGAACATTTGCAAGCGAATGCCAAGTGCAACCCAACCGGGGAAACAAAGATGGGAGTGATAGCATATATGGCGCAAACTTTTCCTGCAAAATCTCTCCCTGGCTTGGCATGGGCTGCATTTCCCCTCGCGCCATGTTTGAGGAGCTCAAAAAATCCATGTCAAG CACGATTTCTGCTTCCTCTAAAGACCCCAGTGGTGACACTGGGGTGAACTGGCTAATGTATGAGCTGTTATGGAGGGATTTCTTCAG ATTCATCACCAAGAAATACAGTGATGTAAAGCATAACTCTGCAGCCCCTGTGACTTCATGCACAGTAGGAGTTGCTGTCTAA